The proteins below are encoded in one region of Cytophagales bacterium:
- a CDS encoding ATPase, producing MKTRTMENRSNIFPFQECLSVLEHSGKRFYGDHFHIVEEDHEVIFKLLVYFMKDQDNAEKLGISFRKGILLTGPVGCGKTSLMNLFRFITAAHNHHVMASCRKVSFEFIQEGYKVIQRYSDQSFRHNNQEWRPKTYCFDDLGAEDTLKYFGNECNVMAEILLSRYDLFISQGMLTHITTNLNSTEMDELYGNRVRSRMREMVNLINYENGRDKRC from the coding sequence ATGAAAACAAGAACTATGGAGAACCGCTCTAACATATTCCCATTCCAAGAATGTCTCTCCGTCCTGGAGCATTCCGGAAAGCGATTCTATGGAGATCACTTTCATATTGTGGAGGAGGATCATGAAGTAATCTTTAAGCTCCTGGTGTATTTCATGAAAGACCAGGACAATGCCGAAAAACTGGGTATCAGCTTCAGAAAAGGCATTCTATTGACCGGACCGGTAGGTTGTGGTAAGACCTCACTTATGAATCTGTTTCGTTTCATTACTGCCGCACATAATCATCATGTCATGGCCTCCTGCAGAAAGGTTTCGTTTGAATTCATTCAGGAAGGCTATAAGGTTATACAACGTTACAGTGATCAATCTTTCAGGCATAACAATCAGGAGTGGCGGCCTAAGACTTATTGCTTTGATGACCTGGGCGCTGAAGACACTTTGAAATATTTCGGAAACGAATGCAATGTGATGGCCGAAATTCTACTATCCAGGTACGACCTATTTATTTCCCAAGGCATGCTTACTCACATCACTACAAACCTCAACAGTACAGAAATGGACGAACTCTACGGCAACAGAGTACGGAGCAGAATGAGGGAAATGGTGAACCTGATTAATTATGAGAATGGAAGGGATAAGCGATGCTGA
- a CDS encoding helix-turn-helix domain-containing protein, translating into MATEIITKEDLREFKTELLGDLQTLIQDNDGGSNRKWLKSSEVRKMLKISAGSLQNLRVNGHLPYTKVQGIIFYEYQDIIDMIDNNKYNNA; encoded by the coding sequence ATGGCTACAGAAATCATCACTAAAGAGGATCTCCGTGAATTCAAAACAGAACTATTGGGAGATTTACAAACTTTGATCCAAGACAATGACGGAGGATCAAATAGGAAATGGCTAAAATCCTCAGAGGTGCGTAAGATGCTGAAAATATCAGCTGGATCACTACAAAACCTCAGAGTAAATGGCCACCTACCTTACACCAAGGTGCAAGGGATCATCTTCTATGAATACCAGGACATCATAGATATGATCGATAACAACAAGTACAATAACGCCTGA
- a CDS encoding RteC domain-containing protein encodes MEQLYRDLVNRLEIEIEQFNPAEAESIQSVLKNIQTCLRLRDELKNLYLKSDHNEEEQITFFKTIKPKFISELQFQRYVQHYLQNKPFGYPKLTKAFIEDQIERNSLIFREYPELYKYKQMNSESSDKVFFTHRPYDSNIHNHLELPPDPAFSSPADTTLSILLATEKFQSFLNREQAALKNGKLSPPCQFPKPLEWEGTKIEIMENIYGLASHPNMKSDVKVVAEWFGLMLGIDLTKIYRGFHSIKQRKEPATFLEEMKIALIRRINEENEKN; translated from the coding sequence ATGGAACAACTTTATCGCGATCTTGTGAATCGCTTAGAAATCGAAATCGAACAATTCAATCCTGCGGAAGCTGAATCAATACAATCCGTATTAAAGAACATCCAAACTTGCCTTAGACTGAGAGACGAACTCAAGAATCTGTATTTGAAATCCGACCATAATGAAGAAGAACAAATAACATTCTTCAAGACGATTAAACCTAAATTCATCTCAGAGCTGCAATTCCAAAGATATGTACAGCACTACCTCCAGAATAAACCTTTCGGCTATCCCAAGCTAACAAAGGCCTTTATTGAAGATCAAATTGAAAGAAACAGCTTGATCTTTCGAGAATACCCAGAGCTGTACAAATACAAACAAATGAATTCCGAAAGCTCCGATAAGGTATTCTTTACTCATAGGCCTTATGATTCAAACATTCATAATCATTTAGAGTTGCCTCCTGATCCAGCATTCAGTTCTCCTGCCGATACAACCCTATCAATCCTATTGGCCACAGAGAAATTTCAGTCCTTTTTAAATCGAGAGCAGGCGGCCTTAAAAAATGGCAAGTTGTCACCACCTTGTCAATTCCCAAAACCTTTAGAATGGGAGGGTACGAAAATTGAAATAATGGAAAATATATATGGTTTGGCAAGTCACCCGAACATGAAAAGTGATGTAAAAGTCGTCGCAGAATGGTTTGGACTGATGCTCGGAATAGATTTGACCAAAATTTACAGAGGATTTCACTCAATAAAGCAAAGGAAAGAGCCAGCTACCTTCCTGGAAGAGATGAAAATTGCCCTTATCAGGAGAATTAATGAAGAAAATGAAAAAAATTAG
- a CDS encoding DUF3883 domain-containing protein, giving the protein MNSYVKSLTFSKVKVNSWGKIELELIVSCYFEMMSLELKGQPFTKASYRKRLLPLLNNRSEGSIEFKFQNISAVLIKLGQLYIKGYLPRFNYQKALETQVIKHITLTPEIELLFQAFVEKRIEPIQNIDFSKVLVEAPSPNTNIAAEPEVAYGRIPIKRNYLELEQKNTSLGLQGEEFVFDYEKWQLKKSSSGKLANSVRWVSKEEGDGLGFDILSRNPDGTDKYIEVKTTKLGKETPFYFTRNELSFSEENASNYHLYRLFDFEKKAKLFQKQGGLSMICHMTPVSYKGYF; this is encoded by the coding sequence TTGAATTCGTATGTAAAAAGCCTTACGTTTAGCAAGGTCAAAGTGAATAGCTGGGGAAAAATAGAATTAGAATTGATCGTCTCATGTTACTTTGAGATGATGAGCTTGGAGCTTAAAGGCCAACCCTTTACCAAAGCATCTTATCGAAAACGGCTACTTCCACTCCTCAACAATAGATCAGAAGGCTCTATTGAATTCAAATTTCAAAATATTAGTGCGGTACTGATCAAACTGGGCCAGCTCTATATCAAAGGATATTTACCCAGGTTCAATTATCAAAAGGCACTTGAAACACAAGTCATTAAGCATATAACGCTTACCCCTGAAATAGAACTCCTCTTTCAAGCATTTGTTGAAAAACGAATTGAACCTATTCAAAACATTGATTTCTCGAAAGTACTGGTAGAAGCTCCTTCTCCAAATACAAATATTGCCGCAGAACCAGAAGTAGCGTATGGCAGAATTCCAATTAAGAGGAACTACCTAGAACTTGAGCAAAAGAATACGTCGCTTGGCCTCCAAGGTGAGGAATTCGTATTTGATTATGAGAAATGGCAATTGAAAAAGTCCTCTTCTGGAAAGTTAGCGAACTCCGTTCGTTGGGTATCCAAAGAGGAAGGTGACGGACTTGGGTTTGACATTCTCTCCAGGAACCCTGATGGGACTGATAAGTACATCGAAGTTAAAACCACGAAGCTGGGCAAAGAAACTCCGTTCTACTTTACAAGGAATGAACTGTCTTTCTCCGAAGAAAACGCCAGTAACTATCACCTGTATCGTCTATTTGACTTTGAGAAGAAAGCGAAGCTTTTCCAGAAACAAGGAGGACTTAGTATGATTTGTCACATGACACCAGTATCCTATAAAGGGTACTTCTAA
- a CDS encoding DUF1837 domain-containing protein yields the protein MLPKCEIDDKFLELFYHELDDHKLESGNSLNLFIPIISNNKFDFDRLQDSLYDIIITYALSRRTQEEIGGLGGRKFKEAVQKLRNSRAIIDEDPDNKEGELGEILLYCFLESHLNAPKIISKLEIKTSANDNVKGSDGIHIKNVAANDYQLIFGESKLYSDLDAGIRKAFGSIKDLIDKSFKDFGFEIGLLNSQLIKESVDDEQYQILKSIIIPNASEDQFNMDKAFGMFIGFQIDDNEFRNLSNSEYRKEVRERVVETVMECIKLINVQIDKEAFRGYPIYIYLLPISNIGSTRVQMINELINK from the coding sequence TTGCTGCCAAAATGTGAAATAGATGATAAATTCTTAGAGCTGTTCTATCATGAATTGGATGATCATAAATTGGAATCGGGTAATTCTTTGAATCTTTTCATTCCAATAATTTCAAATAATAAATTCGATTTTGATAGACTTCAAGACAGTTTATACGATATCATAATTACATACGCTCTTTCAAGAAGAACACAAGAAGAGATTGGTGGTCTAGGTGGCAGAAAATTTAAAGAGGCCGTTCAAAAATTAAGAAATAGCCGGGCTATTATTGATGAAGATCCTGACAATAAAGAAGGGGAACTTGGGGAAATATTACTCTATTGCTTTCTTGAGTCTCATCTAAATGCGCCGAAAATAATTTCAAAACTGGAAATAAAAACCTCGGCTAATGATAATGTAAAGGGATCAGATGGAATTCATATCAAAAATGTAGCTGCTAATGACTATCAATTGATTTTTGGTGAATCAAAGTTATATAGTGATTTAGATGCCGGTATCAGAAAGGCATTTGGATCAATAAAGGATTTAATTGATAAATCTTTTAAAGACTTTGGTTTTGAAATAGGCCTATTAAATAGTCAATTGATTAAGGAATCTGTTGATGATGAACAATATCAAATATTGAAAAGCATAATAATTCCAAATGCTTCAGAAGATCAGTTCAATATGGATAAAGCATTTGGTATGTTCATTGGCTTTCAAATTGACGATAACGAATTTAGGAACCTGTCGAATTCTGAATACCGGAAAGAGGTTAGGGAGAGAGTAGTCGAAACTGTGATGGAGTGCATTAAGCTAATTAACGTTCAAATTGATAAAGAAGCTTTCAGGGGATATCCGATTTATATCTACTTATTACCTATCTCGAACATAGGTTCCACTCGCGTCCAGATGATTAATGAGCTGATCAACAAATAA
- a CDS encoding DEAD/DEAH box helicase, with the protein MTTTIIDRLKEDVLSSKYFNDLFVKSSSLSSRPLQHRSHQNGNLTKKELTDLLRFADILSNSDDSVARNKSYQIISSLSQEFGNNNIYRIYSEAVLSKIGNFPALSFIKSQSDTSTSLPIERRVDFNLKKNIQRIPGRLDISFTDVQYQLFESLQSSNYFSFSGPTSMGKSFIIKIFIKEALNNKPKENMVIMVPTRALINQFIIELRNEIGSEIEKNNYRLFSNSNVEELSDKIASNYILILTPERLISYLSQKENPEIGFLFVDEAHKIASEKDIRSITTYTAVEKTLRRYPGSKLYFASPNVENPEALLNLFNKDSGNNHFKTQESPVAQNLFFIDYIASRVAQYIDGEEHVIENNFLSSFKNIYGVIQFLSSEFSNLVYCNSRTQTIERARQFCEMQKQKLTNDKEVRTAIRKIKSYVHKDYYLAEFLEYGVAYHYGNLPQIIRNIIEDLFRQGKIKFLFCTSTLLEGVNLPSKNLFILSNKNGLSKFKPIDFWNLVGRAGRLTKELFGNIYCIRDDEKLWKDTSLFSRPKIEIEPSVSSNTERNITKIESLLQNESIKGTKTEQDILKYIANIISIDTMQISEKYRSPLIDKLIRDNEEKIIELAKEKSRSVQVPVSILYSNQSIDVGVQDRAYNYLLNSNQSTIKLPNIYTLSYSTILEILDTFYEMYNWAEFENGINNRKSLRYFALLMIQWISGQTLNQIINQAIDFQKTNSTFYVNHQNVGPFNPGDKSHVNEIISDIIENIEKVLRFQFEKYFNHYHMLLKNILGEENAGENWALLLEYGTRDRIVIALQNLGLSRHAAQQINNNHKNCLTIEDSKIMTINKAQLLSQLDKEDITYEEVLKVL; encoded by the coding sequence ATGACAACTACAATAATTGACAGACTAAAAGAAGATGTACTTAGTAGCAAATACTTCAATGATCTATTTGTTAAAAGTTCTTCTTTATCTAGCAGGCCACTTCAACATAGATCGCATCAAAATGGGAATTTGACTAAGAAAGAACTTACTGACCTTTTAAGGTTTGCAGATATACTTTCTAATTCAGATGATTCTGTGGCTAGAAATAAATCATATCAGATAATAAGTAGCTTGAGCCAAGAATTTGGAAATAATAACATTTACCGAATTTATTCTGAGGCGGTTCTTTCAAAAATTGGAAACTTCCCTGCTCTAAGTTTCATAAAATCACAATCGGATACATCCACATCGCTTCCAATAGAAAGAAGAGTCGACTTTAATCTAAAAAAGAATATTCAAAGGATTCCTGGAAGGTTGGATATTTCCTTCACAGATGTTCAATACCAATTATTTGAGAGCCTGCAATCATCGAATTATTTTAGTTTCTCTGGCCCGACATCCATGGGAAAATCTTTCATTATAAAGATTTTCATTAAAGAGGCTTTGAATAATAAGCCTAAAGAGAACATGGTGATTATGGTCCCTACCCGTGCTTTAATAAATCAATTTATTATTGAGTTACGTAATGAAATAGGGAGTGAAATCGAGAAAAACAATTATCGTTTATTCTCAAACTCGAACGTTGAAGAGCTTTCAGATAAAATTGCTTCGAATTATATATTAATCTTAACTCCTGAAAGGTTGATCAGTTACTTATCTCAGAAAGAGAATCCAGAGATCGGTTTTCTTTTTGTAGATGAGGCCCACAAGATAGCTTCAGAGAAAGATATCAGAAGTATAACTACTTATACGGCTGTTGAAAAAACGTTAAGAAGGTACCCTGGTTCAAAACTATATTTCGCATCCCCTAATGTTGAAAATCCTGAGGCTTTATTGAATTTATTTAATAAGGACTCGGGAAATAATCATTTCAAAACGCAAGAATCACCTGTTGCTCAGAATTTATTTTTCATTGATTACATAGCCTCCAGGGTCGCTCAGTATATAGATGGTGAAGAACACGTCATAGAAAATAACTTTCTATCGTCATTTAAGAATATCTATGGGGTTATTCAATTCTTATCATCGGAGTTTAGCAATTTGGTTTATTGTAATTCTAGGACTCAAACGATTGAGAGAGCCCGGCAATTCTGTGAGATGCAAAAACAAAAACTCACAAATGACAAAGAGGTAAGAACTGCTATTCGAAAAATAAAATCCTATGTTCACAAAGATTATTATCTGGCTGAATTTCTTGAATATGGCGTGGCTTACCATTATGGTAATCTTCCTCAAATAATCAGGAATATCATTGAAGATCTTTTCCGTCAAGGAAAAATTAAATTTCTTTTTTGTACCTCTACTCTGTTGGAAGGTGTCAATTTGCCTTCCAAGAACTTGTTTATTCTTTCAAATAAGAATGGGCTTTCAAAGTTTAAACCAATTGATTTCTGGAATCTTGTAGGTCGCGCTGGACGTTTAACAAAAGAGCTTTTCGGAAATATATATTGCATAAGGGATGATGAAAAACTATGGAAGGACACTAGCTTGTTTTCACGTCCAAAAATTGAAATCGAGCCATCAGTATCAAGTAATACTGAACGTAACATAACTAAGATTGAGAGCCTTTTACAGAATGAGTCAATTAAAGGGACAAAAACGGAACAGGATATTCTGAAATACATTGCTAATATCATATCCATTGATACCATGCAGATTTCAGAAAAGTATAGAAGTCCACTCATTGATAAGTTGATTAGAGATAATGAGGAGAAAATTATTGAGTTGGCAAAGGAAAAATCTAGGAGTGTTCAGGTGCCCGTTTCAATATTATACTCTAATCAATCAATTGATGTAGGAGTTCAAGATCGTGCGTATAATTATTTGTTGAATTCTAATCAAAGTACGATTAAACTGCCTAATATATATACGCTCTCCTATTCCACTATTCTGGAAATATTGGATACATTTTATGAAATGTATAATTGGGCAGAATTTGAAAATGGAATTAATAACAGAAAATCATTGCGCTACTTCGCGTTATTGATGATTCAATGGATATCTGGCCAAACTTTAAATCAAATAATTAATCAAGCGATAGACTTTCAAAAGACAAACTCAACTTTTTATGTCAATCATCAAAACGTCGGACCATTCAATCCTGGTGATAAAAGTCATGTAAATGAGATAATCAGCGATATAATTGAAAACATTGAAAAAGTCTTAAGATTTCAATTTGAAAAGTATTTCAATCATTACCACATGCTCTTAAAAAATATCCTAGGTGAAGAAAATGCCGGTGAGAATTGGGCTTTACTTCTTGAGTATGGAACTAGAGATAGGATAGTAATTGCATTGCAAAATCTAGGTCTCTCTCGGCATGCAGCCCAGCAAATAAATAATAATCATAAGAATTGTCTTACGATAGAAGATAGCAAAATCATGACGATCAATAAAGCTCAACTTCTGTCACAGTTGGATAAAGAGGATATTACATATGAAGAGGTGTTAAAGGTTTTGTGA